Below is a genomic region from Dechloromonas denitrificans.
CCTTGGTCAAGGCACCGACCGAGATGCGGTCGACGCCGGTTTCGGCAATGGAACGAATGGTTTCCAACGTGACGTTGCCGGAAGCTTCGAGCACCGCACGGCCGGCATTGATCCGGGCCGCTTCGCGCATCATGCCGAGCGAGAAATTATCGAGCAGGATCATCGTGGCCCCGGCATCGAGGGCGGTTTCCAGTTCGCGGATCGATTCGACCTCGATCTGGATGAACTTGCAGCGCGAACCAGCGCGTTCGGCAGCCAGTCGGGCTTCGGTCAACGCACCGACTATGCTGCCGGCGGCGTGAATATGGTTTTCCTTGATCAGGATGGCATCCCACAGGGCCAGGCGGTGATTGCCGCCACCACCGGCGCGAACGGCATACTTCTGGGCAATGCGCAAACCGGGCAAGGTCTTGCGGGTGTCGACCACCTGGGCCTTGGTGCCTTCGATCGCATCGGCGTAGATGCGGGCCTTGGAAGCAACCGCCGAGAGTAGTTGAAGGAAGTTCAGGGCAGTACGTTCAGCCGAAAGCAGGGCACGGGCATTGGCGCTGATCTGGCAAAGAACGTGATTGGCGGCAATCCGGTCGCCATCGGCGGCACACCAGACGACAGTCGCATTCGGATCAAGCTTGAGAATGGCCTGATCGAACCAGGCCGTGCCGCACAAAACGCCTGGCTCGCGGGAAACCACGGTGGCCTGGGCAATGCGCCGGGCGGGAACCAGTTCGGCGGTGATGTCGCCGGCACCGATATCCTCAAGCAGGGCGGCATCGACGTTGCGGGTAATTTCGGAGGCGAGCGGGAAATCAAATTCGATGGACATGGAAGCGTTGAGTCGGCATGCTGGGAGCGGAATTGTACCGTTTGAGGAGCCTGCATGTCCGAGATGATCGGTGTTTTTCATGTCAGCATCGGCGTGCTTGTTGCGCTGATCCTGGCCATCCTGCTCAGCTACTGGTATCTGCGCGATATCACCCAAAAGCGTCATACCGTTCTGCGCAACTTCCCGGTCATCGGGCATCTGCGGTTCTTTTTCGAGAGCCTGGGCGAGTATTTCAGGCAATATTTTTTCCTCGGCGACCGTGAGGAAATGCCCTTCAACCGGGCCACCCGGGCCTGGGTCTATCGTCTGGCCAAGAACGAAGGCGGCATCCTGGGTTTTGGTTCGACTTACGACATCAACCAGTCCGGGGCGCTGATTTTCGTCAATGCCGCTTTCCCCGTGCTCGAAGCCGAACATCAGCCGACACCTGCGGTACTGATTGGTGACGGTTGGTGCGACAAGCCATTTTCAGCCCGCTCGCGGATCAACATCAGCGGCATGAGCTATGGCGCGATTTCCCGTCCGGCCGTCCAGGCCCTGTCGCACGGTGCGGCCATGGCGGGTTGTTACATGGATACGGGCGAGGGCGGCTTGAGTCCCTATCACCTTGAAGGTGGCTGCGATGTGATTTTTCAGATCGGCACGGCCAAGTACGGGGTGCGCGACAGCCAGGGCAAGCTCGACCCGGCCAAGCTGCGTGAAATGGCGGCACACGAAACGGTGCGTGCCTTTGAAATCAAGCTTTCGCAAGGCGCCAAGCCGGGCAAAGGCGGCGTCTTGCCGGCAGCCAAGGTTACCGAGGAAATTGCGCGAATCCGCGGCATTACCTTCGGCGTCGATTCGATCTCGCCGAATCGTCACCCGGAAACCGGGAACATGGATGAATTGCTCGACATGGTGGTCCAGGTACGAGAAATCACGGGCAAGCCGGTTGGTATCAAAACCGCGATTGGCGGCTGGCAATTCATGCATGAACTGATCGAGGCAGTCCGTCGACGTGGCCTCTACTGTGCGCCGGACTTCCTGACCATCGATGGCGGCGAAGGCGGTTCAGGGGCTGCGCCGCAAGCGCTGGCCGATCACATGGCGCTGTCGATCAACGAAGCCTTGCCCCGTGTCGTCGATGCGCTGATCGAAAGCGGTTTGCGCGACCGGATCAAGGTGATTGCCTCCGGCAAACTGATCACCCCGGCCAAGGTTGCCTGGGCGCTGGCCTGTGGTGCCGATCTGGTCAATACGGCGCGCGGCTACATGTTTTCGCTCGGCTGCATCCAGGCCCTGCGTTGCCATCAGAACAGTTGCCCGACCGGGATCACGACGCACGACCCGCGTCTGCAGCGCGGCCTGGTGGTCGAGGACAAGGCCGAACGCGTGGCCGGCTACACGCGCAACATGAACAAGGAAATCGAAATGATCGCCCACGCTTGCGGCCTGAAGCATGCCGGGGAGTTCAAGCGGGAGCACGTGCGCATGGTTCAGCCCAACGGCCAGAGCATCTCACTCAATATGCTCTACCCGTACCCACCCATTCGTTGAACAACTGGCGGGCCGGCGCTATCGTTTCGCCGGCCGTCATGCCGATCGGGCCGCAGCCCTGGGCGAGCAAGCGGTCGGCCGCCGCACCGTGCAGATGCACCCCGGCCAGCAAGGCTTCAAGCGCCGGCCAGCCCTGAGCGAGCAGGGCAACGATCAACCCGGTCAGCACATCACCCATGCCGGCGGTGGCCATGCCCGGATTGCCGGTGGAATTGATCCAGAAACGCCCGTCGACCGCAGCAATCACCGTGCCGCAGCCTTTCAGCGCCACGTGGCAGCGATAACGTTCGGCCAGATCACACGCGGCATCGAGGCGGGCAGCCTGCACCGCTTCGGTCGAACAGGCCAGCAGACGGGCGGCTTCGGCGGGATGCGGGGTCAGGATTGCCGGGTTTGAACGGCTGGCCAGCGCCACCTGCAGATTGCCTTCGCGGGCGATCAGGTTGAGGGCATCGGCATCGAGGACCAGCGGTTGATCGAGGCTGATTGCCGCCTCCAGTAATTCGCCGGCCTGCAACGACATGCCCAGACCGGGGCCGCAGGCGAGGGCGGCCAGTTCGGTGAGCAACAGGTCCTTGCCCGTACGCAGCATCAATTCCGGCTGCTGGAGATCGCAGGCGGGAGCCGCGCTGTCGAGCAGGCCGAGATAGACGCGTCCGGCCCCCAGCTTGAGCGCAGCACGTCCGCTCAACAAGGCCGCACCGACCATCGAATGAGCACCGCCGAGTATCCCTGCGCTGCCGAAATTGCCTTTGTGACTGTCTTTCCGGCGAGGCTTCAGACTGTCGGCGAAGTGCGTCCGGTCCAGTTGCCAGGCGGTTGGTGGGAAATTGATCGACGGATCGATGCCGATAGTCGCCACCCGGACTTCCCCGCAATGATCCGGCCCTGCTGCGGTCAACAAGCCCGCTTTGCCCGAAATGAAGGTGATCGTCTGCGTGGCCTCGATGGCCGGCTCGAAGACCTGGCCGGTATCGGCATTCAGCCCGGAGGGACAATCGAGTGCCAGCACGGGGCAGTTATCCCGTTGCCGCAGGCGATTGGTCGCTTCGATCAGTTCCGCGTATCTGCCGCTGGCTGGCCGGCTCAGGCCGATGCCGAACAGGCCATCGACAATCAGTCCCCAGCGCTGTTGTTCGGGGATATGTTCAAGCCATGTGCCGCCGGCCGAACTGAAGCGTTCAAAAGCGGCAGCGGCATCGTCCGGCAAACTGCTGGCTTGTCCGGAGAAAACCAGATACACGCTCAAGAAACGCTGACGCAACAGCCGCGCCACTTCGAAGGCATCGCCGCCATTGTTGCCCGGGCCGGCCAGCACCAGCACCGGCAGTCCATTGTCGCTGACCAGTTCGTTCGCCCAGTCGGCAGCGGCTGCGCCGGCTCGCTGCATCAGCGGTTCGTCGCGATGGCGGGATTCGATTTGACGCAGGGTGCTGCTCAGGTAAAGGGCTGTATTCATGGATTTCATTCTAGCCGAAATGAATCGGCAGGATTTTGCGCCAGCCCTATTTCACTGCTTCATCACAGCCCTGGCCGCCGTCGGGGCGAGGCCCGGCCAGCACCTTCCACGCGTAAGTCAGATAAAGCAGCCAGCCGCCCAGCCAGCTCACGCCGGCCAGCAGGATGAGCAAGGGATAGGCGGCGGAAAAAGCCGGCAGACCGGCGCTACCGCGAATCAGCGCCGCGCTGAGCAGCAAGCCGGCTGAAATCAACAGCCAACGGCGCTGATCCAGCCGGTATCCGCTGTGCAGACGACCGGCAACGGCCATCACGATGAGGATCGAGAGGCTGAGCGCACCGGCCAGCAGCAGGTGATGACCGGCGCTGATCAGGTTGTGGCCGTTGAGCAGGCCGAGTCCTATCGTGGCGTAGCCGAGTGCCATGCAGCCATAAACCAGGTAGGGAATCAGCACCCAGCGTTGCAACAGGGCGCGGCCGACGTGCCAGTCGTTGAGCAGGTTGAATATGCCGGCCGCTGCGGCCAGCGCCAGCCAGCCGCTGGCGTGGCTGCCGGGGAGCAGAAATTCGGTAACGCTGTAGGCAGCAATGCTGAAAATGACCAGGTTGCGGCGGGGCGGACGGGCCAGATAAGGCGCCGCCATGCCGCCCTGGGCTTCGAGTACGTCATTGACCAGGCGCATCGAGATACGCGACAGCGCGACCACGATCAGGATCATCATCAAGCCAATGCCCAGGCGCAACCAGGCCAGCGCATCCGCCTGACGGAAAAGGGCAACATAGAAGCCGCCATGCACGACGATCAAGCCAAGCAAGGCGTGGAAAAAGGCAAGGTGGCGGCGATTCGGGGCGCGCCACAGCGGGCCGCTCAAGCGAGCGGTCAGCAGGGCCAGGAAACCCAGGTCGAAGATTGCGGCCGGCATCACGCCGACCCAGCCGGCCAGCAGATAAGCCAGGCGGCCACCAAACCACAGCGCGAGCAACTGGCGAACGGTGTTCGGGCGGACCGGGGCCGTCCCGGTAAACTCGATGATGGCGGTGAGCAGAAAGCCGGCAATCGATGCACCGGCAAAGCCGAAGATCAGTTCGTGGGCATGCCAGACGATGGCGCCCCCCGGCAAGTCGGGCAGCGGTAACAGGCCGCCCAGCACACCCAGCCAGTAGCTCATGGCGAGCAGGGCGGAGAGCGCGGTAAGCAGGAAGAACGGGCGGAACGGACAGCACCAGAGGGCGGCCAGCGGGGCGGTTTCGCCGCTCGCTCCGGTCGACCGCGAAAAATGGCCAAAATTGAATTTCATTTTCGCGCCACCAGAGAAAAGGCAGCACGGACATCCGGCCACTGGATGAACTCGGCGGTATGGGCGAAGACCCAGCTTTCATCACGCTCGGTGACCGGCGTTTCAAGAAGGTGTTCGGCCACGATGGCACCCGGCGAGCCGGTCATGATCAAGATCCGGTCGGCCAGACGAATCGCTTCCATCAGGTCGTGAGTAATCATCAGTACGGCGCTGGCATGCGCTGCGCGCTCCCTGGCCAGCAGCTCGTAGAGCTCGCTTTTCAGGCCGATGTCGAGTGCTGAAAATGCCTCGTCAAGCAATAGCAGATCGGGCTGGACAGCAAAGGCCCGGGCCAGGGCCGCCCGACTTTGCATGCCGCCGGAAAGCGCACCGGGAAACTTGTCGAGATCATCTTCATTCAGCCCCATGCTCAAGGCCAGTTGCCGCGCCCGGCTTGTTCGCTCGGGTCGTGCGATGCCTTGGGCCTTGAGGCCGAGGGCGATGTTTTCCAGCGTCTGTTTCCAGGGCAGCAGGCGTGGTTGCTGGAACATCATCGCCGGCCGTGAAAAACCGTTGTCGATCCGGCCTTCCCAGGGAGCCAGCAGACCGGCAGCCAGGTTGAGCAAGGTTGTCTTGCCGCAACCTGACGGGCCGACCAGGGCAACGGCTTCGCCAGCATGAACGGTCAGATTGATGTTGTCGAGGACGCGCTGGTAACCGAAGCGATGATTCAGCGCCGAAATGCTTAATTGCTTGATGATGCCAACTCCCGCCACGACTCGACCTTGCGCTTGACCGGTTCGAGCAACAGATATTCGATGGCCAGCAAGGTGCCGACCAGCGCCACGATCCAGGCCATCGACGCCGCCGTGTCGAGATGGCTGCGTGATACGGCGAGCGCCGCACCGATGCCGTCCTCGGTGGACAGCAATTCGGCCATCACGACAATTTTCCACGACATGCCGAGCGCCGCGATCCAGGCCGGGAAAAGATAGGAAACAACGTGCGGCAGATAAATGTCGGTCAGCTTCATCCAGGTCGACAGCCCGAACATCCGGGCCAGCTCCTTCAACTGGCCATCCAGCGTGCGCGTGCCTTGCATCGCACCAACAAAGATGATCGGGAAGCAGGCGATGAAGACGGTGAAGATCGGCGTACCGTCGCCCGCCCCGAACCAGAGCAGCGCCAGGATCAGCCAGGCGATCGGCGGCATGCCGACTAGTACGGTGATAATCGGGCGTGACATCATCGACGCCGTCATCGAAACCCCGGCAGCAAGCCCGAGCAGGCTGCCGACCACGACCGAAAGCCCGAAACCGGCCAGCGCCCGGCGTGCCGTGATGCCGATTTCAGTCCACGCACGACCATCGTTCAACAAGCCGCCTAGCGTGCTCAAGGCTTCGAGCGGGGTCGGCAGGATCAGCGGGCCGAAGGCCTCCGCGGTCAACGTCCAGACCGCCATGAAAATGCACAAGCTGGCCAGCGAGCCCCAGCCGCTCCACAGGTAGTGGCCGGTGGCGGCCAGCCACGCGCCGATTGCTTTACGTCCGGCTTGACTCATCGGGCGTAGAAAGCGTCATCCGGCATTTTGCCGCCGACCAGGGCCGGGTTCCGGGCATGCAACTGGCCGAGAAAAAATTCGAGTTCCGGCCTGGCTTGCGCCGTCGTCACATGTCGCGTCTGGCTGACGGCCATGGCATCGGCCACCGCCTCAGGACTGAGCAGGTCGATCCGCTTGGCGACCATTTCGCCGCATTTGAGGGAATTTTTCTGACACCAGAGCAGCGACTGTTCGTAAGCCGCCATGATCTTCGCCTGCAGCGCCTCGTCTTTCAGGGCCTTGCCGATGACCGCAATACCGGCTTGCGGAATGCGGGTTTCGCGCTTGAACAGGCGGCCCCATTCCTGTTGCAGGTCGACGCTGCGATGCAGTTCGGGCGCAATCAGGCTGACCGGGAAGGACCGGGTCTTGCGCAGCGCCATCGATACGGCCGGCTCGGCCAGCAGGGCGTGGTCAACGCGTCGGCTGACCAGCAATTGCATGGCGTCGAGCGGCGAGCCGACATAACGCAGCTTGAAATCTTTCTTGGCATCGAGTCCCTGCTTTTCGGCAATCAGTTCAAAAACGATGTCCGGCATGTCGGCGCGGAAAGGCATGGCGATTTCCTTGCCCTTGAAATCACTCAGCGTCTTTGCCGTCTTGTCACGCGAAACCATCCACAAAACGCCCCAGGTCGAGATGTTGAGCAACTTGAGCCCGACACCGCGGTTATACAGATTGGCAGCGACATTGCTTGGCATTGCCACGAAATCCGCCTTGCCGCCGAGTACCAGCACACGCAGTTGATCCGGATCTTTCCAGGTCTGGAATTCGACGTGATCGGCGATATCTTTCAAGGCGCCGCTGTCGATCATGTGAATCAGCGGCGTCGAGACCGCTGCCGGCGGGCCTGACAGAACCAGCTTGGGCAGGCGCTCGGCCTGGGCCGGTGCCAGGCCGAGCCAGCTGAGAAGGGCGAGGGCGGTAAAGCGGGCAAAGCAGGATTTCACAGGCAGGGTCTCGAAAAGGATTAAAAACTACCGCGCCAGGCAAGCTGGACGCTACGGCCCGGTGCCTTGATTTCAGCGCCGGAAACACCTTCGGTCAGGTGCTCATGGTAAATCTTGTCAGCCAGGTTCCTGACCGCAAAACGCAGGCTCTGATTCTTGGCAAATTGCCAGCTGGCACCCAGGTCGGCCGTAACGAAACCGGCGGTTGCGTTTTCGGCACCGCGCGTGAATTGCGTCGCCACCCGGTCCTGGCGGTCGACCAGACGCAGCGTGAAGTCGGCCTTCACGCCAGGCATGACGCGCCCCATCCAGCCGAGCGACACTTCATCGGCCGGCATCTGGAACAAGGGTTCGTTGAGATCGTCGTTTTCGCCACGAATACGCGAGTAGCCAGCGCTCAACCACTGACCGGCGACAAACTGCCAGCGGGCGTGCGCTTCGATACCGTAAAGCGTGGCGCTGCCGAGATTGACCGTTTTTTTGCAGTTGCCGGCATTTGGCGCACCGCATGCGGCCGTAGCGGCTGCACCGCTCAGAATCTGGCCGGTCATGTAGTTGTCGATCTGGTTGTAAAAGGCCGAAATGCCATAGTCGACCGTGGTATTCGCGCCTTTGATGCCAATCTCGAACTGGTCGGCCTTTTCGGCCTCGACTTCAGGGCTGCCGGCATAGAAATAGCCATCGCCGCGCAGGCCGGACTCGTAACGCTCACGCATCCCCGGTGCCCGGAAAGCGCGGGCGTAATTGGCGTAGGGGCGGAACAGCGGGGCGACTTCGTAAATGGCGCCAAAGCTGCCTGAAACGGCGCTGTCCGAGCCGTCGAGACCGGTCGTCCGGGCACCGTTGCCCATGCTGGCGGCCTCGCTCTTGACCGTGTCGTAGCGCAACCCGGCCAGCAGGTTGAGCCGGCCGAAGCGCATGTCGTCCTGGACGTAAAAGCCGAGCGCCCTGATCTTGGCATCCTGGAAAGGATTGTTGGCATTCAGCGTGGTGAAGGGCGCCGCACTGGCCATCTTGCGATCCGGATTGCCGCTCATTTCCCAGGCATTGACGCCAAAGGACAGCAGGTGCTGCGGATGAACCAGCCAATCGGCCTTGGCATCGAAACCGTTGGTTTCGAAAGTGACCCGGTTGGTGACGATGTCGCGATTCAGATTGTTGGCCCAGGAATTGATGTTGCGCTCCATTTCCTGCCGATAGACGCGGAGATCCAGATTGACCGGCGCTTCGCCTGTGCCCTGGCGGTTGTAGCCGATCTCAAGCAGGCGGCGCTCCTGTTCCGGCGAATGCACGGTGGTGCTGCCGACTAGCGGGCTGGCATGCGGCTTGGTCGAACCGGCGTACCAGACGTCTTCATCCTTGTGCATTTGGGCTGAAATACGCAATTGCTGCCGGGCATCGATCCGGAAACGGTACTGGCTGATCAAGGCATCCGAGTCATAGCCGGTGCGGGCAACCTTGCCCTCCGGCGATTTGTAATCATCGATCCTGGCCAGCGAAGCGCCGAGCATCAACGCATGATCACCGGCACTGGCGTTGAGTACGGCCGTACCGCGCATACCCTGGCTGGCGCTGTCGAAACTGACACCGGTTTCCAGTCCGAAACCGGGAACAAACCGGGCTTGCGGCAGCAGGACGTTAATCGCGCCACCGAGCGCCCCGGTGCCATAGAGGACCGAAGCACCGCCCTTGATCACTTCAATCCGTTCAGCCAGACCGAGTGTCATGAACGAAGCAATCGCGCCGGCCGGCTGGGCCGAATTGAAGCGCATGCCATCGACCAGCAAGACGGTGCTTTCCTTGCCGAGGCCGCGAATCACCGGATTCTGCCCCTGGGCGCTATCGTTCGAAATGGCGATGCCGGGCTCTCCGCGCAAGGCATCGCCGACATTGGCCGCACCGCGCCGGGCAATTTCATCGCGGTCGAGCGTGGTGGTCGATAGCGGCGTATCGAGATCGTTGGCGGCATAACCCTTGGCGGTGACATTGACAGCAGAAAGTGTGCTTTCCTGGGCGTTGACCGTGGAAAAGGCAACAAGCAGGGCAATCGTGACGGTACTAAGGCGAGGCAAGTCCATGAACAGCTCCAGTGAATGCGGCTGGCTGGCGTAGGCTGGCTTGCCTGATCATTAATCAGAAAACGCTAACACTTTACCAAATGAGAATGATTGTTAATTTGATTGATGTCATTTTTGTCGTCCAAAGTAAAACGCCCGGAGGCGACAGATCGCATCCGGGCGTACTGAGTTGTCCGGCTTCAGAAATCGGCGCGCAGCGTCACATACAGATTGCGCCCCAGTTCGGCATAGCCGAAATTGGCTGATTTTTCGGCCAGCCGGACATCGGTCAGGTTGTTGACGCCGGCCCGGAGGCTGAATGTCTGGTCGAAACGCTTGCCGACACTGGCATTCCACAAAGCATAGGCGGGCAGGTCGCCGGTACTGCTGCTTTGATCGCCATAGTATTCAACCCCGCCGCGACTGCTCCAGCCATGGCCGATGGTCCAATCGACGGTTGAAGCCAACGATACTCCCGGCCGATCGTTCAATGCCTTGCCAGTCGTTTCATCCTGGGTATCGAGCAGGGTCAGATTGACGTTCCACAGCCAGTTGCTGCCGACATTCCAGCTGAAGCCGGTTTCCAGACCGTTGATCGTTGCCTTGTCGACGTTGTCGTAAAGATAGGTACGGCGAATGCCGACCGTCTTGATCAGGCGATAGGTGATCAGATCGTCAACCTTGGTGTGGAACAGGGTTGCCCGCAGATTGAGCGGGCCGCGCTTCCAGTCGGCGCTGATTTCGAGCGAGTCGGATTTTTCAGGCTGGATGTTGCCGTTGCCAAGAAAAGTATGCGGCCCTTCGGCACCGATATAGCTGGGCGAAATCTGCTTCAGCGTCGGCGCCTTGAAGGCGTGGCCGTAGCCCCCCTTGATGACCAGTTCCGGACTGGCTTCCCAGACCAGGTAGGCGCGCGGGCTGGCTTCCGAGCCGAACAGTTCGTGTTCGTCGCCGCGCACGCCGGCGGTCAGCATCACGCTGCTGCCGAGCGCAATTTCGTCCTGGATGAACAGTGCCTTGTGCGTTGCGCTGTCCTTGCCGCCGACCAGGCCACTGTTTTTCAGCGATTCCGTCCGGTGCTCGCCGCCAATCGTGATGATCTGCCCCCCCAGCTTGATCGCGGCAAAGGCATCGACAACCTCGTCGCTCATGTTTTGCGGCCGGGTTGCGCTGACGCCATTGGTTCGCGTATTGGTCACGTCGATTTCGCTGCGATAAGCCCGAACCTGGCTGCGCCAGGCACCGAACTCGCCTTTCCAGGCGATGCTGGCTTGGGACTTTTCGATGTCGTAGCGATTTTCGTAAGTTTTTCCGGCACTGCTCACATCGTCGTAAGTGCGTACCTCGTCGCCCTTGCTCCACTGGACATCGACACTTTGCGACTCAGTCAACTTGAGGGTGCCGCCCAGACCGGCAGTCCGTGTCTTGCGTCCCTCGATTTCCGAATAGCGCCGGTCGTCCTTGTTGGCGACGGCAGCACGTTGCGTGCTCTCACCATTGACGCGCAGCGTCACCCGTTCGCCGACCGGGCCGGCGGCAAAAACCGAGCCCTGAGCTCCCTGGCCGCCATCGTTGTCGGCCAGGGCCGACCCCGAAAGCATCAACGAGCCGATCCATTTGTCTTTGGGTTGGCGGGTGATCAGATTGATCACCCCGCCGAGCGCCTCGGAACCATACAGGGTAGACATCGGGCCGCGAATGATTTCAACCCGTTCGATGGCTGAAACTGGCAGCCAGCCGTACTGGTAGTCGGAATGGCCAACGACATCGTCAGAGGGAGCAATGCGGCGCCCGTCGATCAGCGTCAGCGTGTGTTTGCCTTCCAGCCCGCGTAACGCCAGCGTCTTGCGACCGCCGACCTGGCGTGGCGAAAGCGTGATGCCGGGGCTGCCGCGGACGGCATCGAGCAAATCGGTAGCGTTGCGCTCTTCAAGCTCTTCACGGCTGATCACGCTGATTGACGCCGGTGCCGTGCGGGTTTCGTGTTCGGACAAGGTGGCGCTGACCACGGTTTGTTTCAGCGTCGTTTCTTCGGTCAAGCCATCCTGCGCGAAGCCGCCAAGCGCACCGAGGATGGCAAGCGTGCCGACGCGCAGTCTGAAGCGGGGATGAGTGGGGTGCATGAAGCCTCCTGAAATCATGGAAATAGGCTGGCTTCCTGCACTTCAGGTGGCTGGCAAAGCGGTCTGGGTCGATGGTTATTTGGTCAGAATCAGCTTGTCCAGGCGGGTGATTCGCAAGCTGTAGCGTTCGCCGCCATGCATGATGCTGATCTCCTGATGATTGCCGAACAGGCTCTGGCTGGTGATTCTGTGGCCATCGCTCCGGCTGGCCGGCGGGCTGGCCGGAAGATTGTCCTGTGAGTGACGCAAGTGCCGGTTGAATGGCGTTTTGACTGTTTGTTTCTGGTGTTGCATGGGATGGCTCATCCTTACATTCGGGTGGCGTAATACTCGACGATGCGCTGCAAGTCGATCGGGAAGGGGGCCGACGTACCATCCGGCAGATGGCTGAGGCGGGCAGTCAGTGTCGTGCTGTCGAGCGCGATCCATTCCGGACGTTCAAGTGCCGGGCTTTCGAGGGCGCTGCGAATGGCGGTGAGTTTGCCGCCTTGCTCGGTCGGGCCGAAGGCATCGCCGACACGGATGCGAATCGATGGAACCGTGACACGCCGGCCATTGAGGGCGAAGTGACCGTGGCTGACCAGTTGCCGGGCGGCCGGGATGGTGGGTGCGAAACCGGCCCGAAATACAAGATTGTCGAGACGGCGTTCGAGTAGTTCAACCAGCTTGTCACCGGTCGCGCCGCGATCCTTCTTGGCATCCAGCACGACGCGACGCAACTGGCGCTCGGAGAGGCCGTAGTTGTAACGCAACTTTTGCTTTTCCATCAGTTGCAAGCCAAATTCGGACTTGCGGCTGCTCAGCTTGCGTGCGCCATGCTGACCGGGGGGCTGCGGTCGATCCTGCATCGTTTTACGGCTCAGGCCGGGCAGATCGACGCCCAGAGCGCGCAAAACCTTGAGACGGGGGCCGGTGTAACGGGACATATTCTTTTCTTTCAGTGAATTTGACGGTCTGCTGCGGTCAACGGGCTAAAAACGACAAAACCCGTGGCGGGTGACGCCGAAAAACAGGGACAGATGCTGAAAGCAGGTGGTTCGTGGCTGATCGCCGGCATTCAGCAAACAGGTCGGTGTTATCCATGAGGCACTCCAGACGTTTTGACAAAAACTGGCTGGCTGGCCGGATACCCGGATGGCTGGCTGAATCGGGGGAGGGAAAGCGTCTTCCGATTCAAGGAATGACGCCTTCGATCTAAATAAGAATTATTATCAATAAAGCGATTCGGGTCAAGCAATATGACTCGTCAGGCGATTTGTTTCTGCCGGTCGGCCGGTTTGACCAGACAGCCGCGCCGGATGAAGCGATCCCGGAAAAGGAAGCCCTGCACCAGATCGAACCCCATTTGTCGGGCCATCGCCAGGTGATCCTCGGTTTCTATCCCTTCAAGCACCGTCGTCAGCCCGAGATCGGCCGCCTGGGCCAGCGCCCAGGTCAGGATGGTGCGCTGCTTGGCCGACATTTCGCCGACCAGCCAAGAACGGTCGAATTTCAGGAAGGCTGCGTGCATCAGTGCGGCATAGGAAACCAGACCGCGTGACGAAGCCAGGTCGTCGATTGCCAGGCGAATCTTCTCCTGGTCGAGCTGGCGCATCATGCGCTCGGAGAGATCGACGTCCTGCAAATGCAGGTTCTCGATCACTTCGACCACCAGCCGGCTGCGTTGCTGCCGCAAAACGGGCAGGAAAACGTTTTCACCATCCTCGGCTTCGCCCACGGCATAACTGTCGGGATCGAGGTTGACGAAGAGCAGGCCATGCTGCGGTGCCTCGGCCAGTTGCAGACGCTTCATTTCCAGTTCGGCATGCAGCAGGAGCAGGGGATTGGCATGCAAAGCCTCGAATACATGATCGGGCGGCAAGGCGTGGCCGGTCGTATCGATGAAACGGGCCAGTGCTTCATGGCACTGCGCATCACCGGTACGGGTCGACACCAGCGGCTGGTATTCGACGCCGAAGCGGCGACTGTTGAGGCATTCGAGAATGCGATGCGGATGGATTTTGGGTTGCGGCACATTGGCTTTCAAAAGTTCA
It encodes:
- a CDS encoding TonB-dependent receptor plug domain-containing protein, with translation MHPTHPRFRLRVGTLAILGALGGFAQDGLTEETTLKQTVVSATLSEHETRTAPASISVISREELEERNATDLLDAVRGSPGITLSPRQVGGRKTLALRGLEGKHTLTLIDGRRIAPSDDVVGHSDYQYGWLPVSAIERVEIIRGPMSTLYGSEALGGVINLITRQPKDKWIGSLMLSGSALADNDGGQGAQGSVFAAGPVGERVTLRVNGESTQRAAVANKDDRRYSEIEGRKTRTAGLGGTLKLTESQSVDVQWSKGDEVRTYDDVSSAGKTYENRYDIEKSQASIAWKGEFGAWRSQVRAYRSEIDVTNTRTNGVSATRPQNMSDEVVDAFAAIKLGGQIITIGGEHRTESLKNSGLVGGKDSATHKALFIQDEIALGSSVMLTAGVRGDEHELFGSEASPRAYLVWEASPELVIKGGYGHAFKAPTLKQISPSYIGAEGPHTFLGNGNIQPEKSDSLEISADWKRGPLNLRATLFHTKVDDLITYRLIKTVGIRRTYLYDNVDKATINGLETGFSWNVGSNWLWNVNLTLLDTQDETTGKALNDRPGVSLASTVDWTIGHGWSSRGGVEYYGDQSSSTGDLPAYALWNASVGKRFDQTFSLRAGVNNLTDVRLAEKSANFGYAELGRNLYVTLRADF
- a CDS encoding ABC transporter permease → MSQAGRKAIGAWLAATGHYLWSGWGSLASLCIFMAVWTLTAEAFGPLILPTPLEALSTLGGLLNDGRAWTEIGITARRALAGFGLSVVVGSLLGLAAGVSMTASMMSRPIITVLVGMPPIAWLILALLWFGAGDGTPIFTVFIACFPIIFVGAMQGTRTLDGQLKELARMFGLSTWMKLTDIYLPHVVSYLFPAWIAALGMSWKIVVMAELLSTEDGIGAALAVSRSHLDTAASMAWIVALVGTLLAIEYLLLEPVKRKVESWRELASSSN
- a CDS encoding TonB-dependent receptor, coding for MDLPRLSTVTIALLVAFSTVNAQESTLSAVNVTAKGYAANDLDTPLSTTTLDRDEIARRGAANVGDALRGEPGIAISNDSAQGQNPVIRGLGKESTVLLVDGMRFNSAQPAGAIASFMTLGLAERIEVIKGGASVLYGTGALGGAINVLLPQARFVPGFGLETGVSFDSASQGMRGTAVLNASAGDHALMLGASLARIDDYKSPEGKVARTGYDSDALISQYRFRIDARQQLRISAQMHKDEDVWYAGSTKPHASPLVGSTTVHSPEQERRLLEIGYNRQGTGEAPVNLDLRVYRQEMERNINSWANNLNRDIVTNRVTFETNGFDAKADWLVHPQHLLSFGVNAWEMSGNPDRKMASAAPFTTLNANNPFQDAKIRALGFYVQDDMRFGRLNLLAGLRYDTVKSEAASMGNGARTTGLDGSDSAVSGSFGAIYEVAPLFRPYANYARAFRAPGMRERYESGLRGDGYFYAGSPEVEAEKADQFEIGIKGANTTVDYGISAFYNQIDNYMTGQILSGAAATAACGAPNAGNCKKTVNLGSATLYGIEAHARWQFVAGQWLSAGYSRIRGENDDLNEPLFQMPADEVSLGWMGRVMPGVKADFTLRLVDRQDRVATQFTRGAENATAGFVTADLGASWQFAKNQSLRFAVRNLADKIYHEHLTEGVSGAEIKAPGRSVQLAWRGSF
- the hemP gene encoding hemin uptake protein HemP — its product is MQHQKQTVKTPFNRHLRHSQDNLPASPPASRSDGHRITSQSLFGNHQEISIMHGGERYSLRITRLDKLILTK
- a CDS encoding ABC transporter substrate-binding protein, with translation MKSCFARFTALALLSWLGLAPAQAERLPKLVLSGPPAAVSTPLIHMIDSGALKDIADHVEFQTWKDPDQLRVLVLGGKADFVAMPSNVAANLYNRGVGLKLLNISTWGVLWMVSRDKTAKTLSDFKGKEIAMPFRADMPDIVFELIAEKQGLDAKKDFKLRYVGSPLDAMQLLVSRRVDHALLAEPAVSMALRKTRSFPVSLIAPELHRSVDLQQEWGRLFKRETRIPQAGIAVIGKALKDEALQAKIMAAYEQSLLWCQKNSLKCGEMVAKRIDLLSPEAVADAMAVSQTRHVTTAQARPELEFFLGQLHARNPALVGGKMPDDAFYAR